From the Streptomyces syringium genome, one window contains:
- a CDS encoding SDR family oxidoreductase — protein sequence MQSQSAQAGDLTGRIALVAGATRGAGRAMAVELGRAGATVYVTGRSTRAGRSEVDRPETIEDTAELVTAAGGTGIAVPTDHLEREAVKALVERIDEEQGRLDVLVNDVWGGDHLIEFDTKVWDVDLDKGLRMLRLSVETHAITSHYALPLLIRRPGGLVVEVTDGTAEFNKTYRGNLFFDLAKNAPIRMAYGLAQELKEHGGTALSITPGFLRSEEMLDHFGVTEATWRDAIEKSPHFAIAESPVLIGRAVAALAADPDKARWNGASLSSGELAEVYDFDDADGSRPDCFAYFKDVVFGGKEASAEEYR from the coding sequence GTGCAGTCGCAGAGTGCGCAGGCCGGAGACCTGACGGGCAGGATCGCGCTCGTCGCGGGCGCGACGCGGGGAGCGGGCCGGGCGATGGCCGTGGAGCTGGGCCGGGCGGGCGCCACCGTCTATGTGACCGGCCGCAGCACGCGGGCGGGGCGCAGCGAGGTGGACCGGCCGGAGACCATCGAGGACACCGCCGAGCTGGTGACGGCGGCGGGCGGCACCGGCATCGCCGTCCCCACCGACCATCTGGAGCGCGAGGCCGTGAAGGCCCTCGTCGAGCGGATCGACGAGGAACAGGGGCGGCTCGATGTGCTGGTCAACGACGTCTGGGGCGGCGATCACCTGATCGAGTTCGACACCAAGGTGTGGGACGTGGACCTGGACAAGGGGCTGCGGATGCTGCGGCTCTCCGTCGAGACGCACGCCATCACCAGCCATTACGCGCTGCCGCTGCTGATCCGCCGGCCCGGGGGACTGGTGGTCGAGGTGACCGACGGGACGGCGGAGTTCAACAAGACCTACCGTGGCAATCTCTTCTTCGACCTCGCCAAGAACGCCCCGATCCGGATGGCGTACGGCCTCGCGCAGGAGCTGAAGGAGCACGGCGGCACCGCCCTCTCGATCACTCCGGGCTTTCTGCGCTCGGAGGAGATGCTCGACCACTTCGGGGTCACCGAGGCCACCTGGCGGGACGCGATCGAGAAGAGCCCGCACTTCGCCATCGCGGAGTCCCCGGTGCTCATCGGCCGGGCCGTCGCCGCGCTCGCCGCGGACCCGGACAAGGCGCGCTGGAACGGCGCCTCCCTCTCCAGCGGCGAGCTGGCCGAGGTCTACGACTTCGACGACGCGGACGGCTCTCGGCCGGACTGTTTCGCGTACTTCAAGGACGTCGTCTTCGGGGGGAAGGAGGCGAGCGCGGAGGAGTACCGCTGA
- a CDS encoding DUF4240 domain-containing protein: MDETEFWELVDSTREAAGGDAEDQADLLVERLVQLDPDRVVDFARHFEARYNRAYLWDLWGAAAVLLNGASDDAFDYFRCWLIGQGREVFEGAVHDPDNLAELLDEFDEEVDGDAEDLGYAADEAYEQLTGAQTPDLGLPSAPAEPMGSPFDLEDEAVLEERFPRLWDRFRA, encoded by the coding sequence ATGGACGAGACGGAGTTCTGGGAGCTGGTCGACAGCACGCGCGAGGCCGCCGGCGGTGACGCCGAGGATCAGGCCGACCTGCTGGTCGAGCGGCTGGTGCAGCTCGACCCCGACCGCGTGGTGGACTTCGCCCGGCACTTCGAGGCGCGCTACAACCGTGCGTACCTCTGGGATCTGTGGGGCGCGGCCGCCGTACTGCTGAACGGCGCGAGCGATGACGCGTTCGACTATTTCCGCTGCTGGCTCATCGGCCAGGGCCGCGAGGTCTTCGAGGGCGCGGTGCACGATCCGGACAACCTCGCGGAACTCCTCGACGAGTTCGACGAAGAGGTGGACGGCGACGCGGAGGACCTGGGTTACGCGGCGGACGAGGCGTACGAGCAGCTGACGGGGGCACAGACCCCGGACCTGGGGCTGCCGAGCGCCCCGGCCGAGCCGATGGGCTCGCCGTTCGACCTGGAGGACGAGGCGGTGCTGGAGGAACGGTTCCCCAGGCTGTGGGACCGGTTCAGGGCGTAG
- a CDS encoding TIGR01777 family oxidoreductase: MRIAITGSTGLIGTALLRSLEADGHQVVRLVRRPPRREGEVTWDPKGGRVDTGGLAGCEAVVHLAGAGIGDHRWTAAYKRELRDSRVLGTATLAEALAALPAPPRVLISGSAIGIYGDTGDRAVDEATAPGHGFLADLCQEWEAAAGPAVEAGVRTVFARTGLVVARGGGAWGRLFPLFKLGLGGRLGSGRQYWSFIALRDHIAALRHLLDTPGLSGPVNLTAPDPVTNREVTAAMGRVLRRPTPFPVPAPALELALGELSTDVLASQRVLPRRLLDSGFDFAFPDIEGALRAALTAPR; encoded by the coding sequence ATGCGGATCGCGATCACCGGCTCGACCGGGCTCATCGGCACGGCACTCCTGCGCTCCCTGGAGGCGGACGGCCACCAGGTGGTGCGGCTCGTACGCCGGCCGCCGCGGCGGGAGGGCGAGGTCACCTGGGACCCGAAGGGCGGCCGGGTCGACACCGGCGGCCTCGCCGGGTGCGAGGCCGTGGTGCACCTGGCGGGCGCGGGCATCGGCGACCACCGGTGGACCGCTGCCTACAAGCGGGAGCTCCGCGACAGCCGGGTGCTGGGCACCGCCACGCTCGCCGAGGCCCTCGCCGCCCTCCCCGCCCCGCCGCGCGTGCTGATCAGCGGCAGCGCGATCGGAATCTACGGGGACACCGGCGACCGGGCCGTCGACGAGGCCACGGCCCCCGGCCACGGCTTCCTCGCGGATCTCTGCCAGGAGTGGGAGGCGGCGGCCGGCCCGGCCGTGGAGGCGGGCGTACGGACGGTGTTCGCCCGCACCGGGCTGGTCGTGGCCCGGGGCGGCGGCGCGTGGGGCCGGCTCTTCCCGCTCTTCAAGCTGGGCCTCGGGGGACGGCTGGGCAGCGGCCGCCAGTACTGGAGCTTCATCGCCCTGCGGGACCACATCGCCGCGCTGCGCCACCTTCTGGACACCCCGGGGTTGTCGGGGCCCGTCAATCTCACCGCGCCGGACCCGGTCACCAACCGCGAGGTGACGGCGGCCATGGGCCGCGTCCTGCGCCGCCCGACCCCGTTCCCCGTGCCCGCCCCCGCGCTCGAGCTGGCGCTGGGCGAGCTGTCCACGGATGTCCTGGCCAGTCAGCGGGTGCTGCCCCGGCGGCTGTTGGACTCCGGCTTCGACTTCGCCTTCCCGGACATCGAGGGGGCGCTGCGGGCGGCGCTGACGGCTCCACGCTGA
- a CDS encoding NAD(P)/FAD-dependent oxidoreductase, protein MLSSARDTAQHADVVIVGAGLAGLSAAHQLTSAGVTVTVLEAAPYVGGRMTTDTVDGFRLDRTGQLLNTSFPELLAPGLGALALRPFTPGVLVHSGGRNQRTGEPRGARRAFTTARAFATAARAPRGGSLDQARLGAALARLATLSTNRMLARPDRPTADTLTTRGLPARTVEGFLRPLLTSLLCDPDLTTSSRCADLVLRGYARGRLCLPAGGADSVPELLAAALPPGTVRTNIHAKAACTTSVSTAEHGEIGCRSVIVATGARAAAELIPGLRLPDFHPVTVLHHTADAPPLRDASLILTTGRGPVAHTTVASEVDPSRAPDGRPLITSTVLGAAAGLPVAELDRAARAQLARVYGTSTTGWRLLAAHHDPDAVPAMPAPHDVRRPVRILDGLYVCGDHRDTSTVQGALHSGRRAAHAVLRDFGIRSDFDAQTLQVA, encoded by the coding sequence GTGCTCAGCAGCGCACGCGACACCGCACAGCACGCTGACGTCGTCATCGTCGGAGCCGGCCTCGCCGGTCTCTCGGCAGCTCATCAGCTCACCAGCGCCGGGGTGACCGTCACGGTCCTGGAGGCCGCTCCGTACGTGGGCGGCCGGATGACGACCGATACGGTCGACGGCTTCCGGCTCGACCGCACGGGCCAGTTGCTCAATACCTCCTTCCCCGAACTGCTGGCCCCCGGGCTCGGCGCCCTCGCCCTGCGTCCCTTCACCCCCGGTGTGCTCGTCCACAGCGGAGGCCGTAACCAGCGCACCGGCGAACCGCGTGGTGCCCGGCGCGCGTTCACCACCGCGCGGGCCTTCGCCACGGCCGCCCGGGCACCGCGCGGCGGAAGCCTCGACCAGGCCCGGCTCGGCGCGGCGCTGGCCCGGCTCGCCACCTTGTCCACCAACCGGATGCTCGCCCGGCCCGACCGGCCCACCGCCGACACCCTGACCACCCGCGGCCTGCCGGCCCGTACGGTCGAGGGCTTCCTGCGCCCCTTGCTGACGTCCCTGCTGTGCGACCCGGACCTGACCACCTCCAGCCGCTGCGCCGACCTCGTCCTGCGCGGCTACGCGCGGGGCCGGCTGTGTCTGCCGGCGGGCGGCGCGGACAGCGTCCCGGAGCTGCTGGCGGCGGCGCTGCCGCCCGGTACGGTACGGACGAACATCCACGCCAAGGCCGCCTGCACCACTTCCGTCAGCACGGCCGAGCACGGGGAGATCGGCTGCCGCTCGGTGATCGTGGCCACCGGGGCCCGCGCCGCCGCCGAGCTGATCCCGGGCCTGCGGCTGCCGGACTTCCACCCCGTGACGGTGCTGCACCACACGGCCGACGCACCGCCGCTGCGCGACGCGTCGCTCATCCTCACCACCGGCCGGGGCCCGGTCGCGCACACCACGGTCGCCAGCGAGGTGGACCCCTCACGGGCCCCCGACGGCCGGCCTCTGATCACCTCGACGGTGCTCGGAGCAGCCGCCGGGCTGCCCGTCGCCGAGCTGGACCGGGCGGCCCGCGCCCAGCTGGCCCGCGTCTACGGCACGTCCACCACGGGCTGGCGGCTCCTCGCCGCCCACCACGACCCGGACGCGGTCCCGGCGATGCCCGCGCCGCACGACGTACGCCGCCCGGTGCGGATCCTGGACGGCCTGTACGTCTGCGGTGACCACCGCGACACCAGCACCGTCCAGGGCGCGCTGCACTCCGGCCGCCGAGCCGCCCACGCGGTGCTCCGCGACTTCGGCATCCGGTCGGACTTCGACGCGCAGACCTTGCAGGTGGCGTAG
- a CDS encoding regulator: MTERPPQRIPNRQLAALIAEAGFSNAGLARRVDQLGLEHGLDLRYDKTSVTRWLRGQQPRGTTPALIAEVFTRRLGRRLSAQDLGLDACAPVYAGLEFAASPEEAIDIVSGLWRKDSGSHTELRKIAFTPAGLVVPSRDWLIGRADERVARGGPPPAADTARVPLQARGAPPRQRSAERGPGGRVSMGDIAALRSVGELFRTLDHAYGGGHARQALVRYLEHEAEPMLRGTYGEAIGRRLFAAAADLTRLAGWTSYDIAAHGLAQRYFVQALRLAQAAGDRAYGSYVLVTMSRQAVYLGHGREAVQLARVAQQGVGSGAPPVVQSLLHAVEARGHGVLGEVRACSASLARAERALETSRPGDDVPYWARFFDEAQLADEFAHCHRDLQQYRAAAQHAERSLQLRSASYARSRLFCKVVLASARLGLGELEQACALGVEAAQQGAEMRSVRALEYIRDFERRLEPYRDAAPARAYREKVAAL; the protein is encoded by the coding sequence ATGACGGAACGACCCCCACAGCGCATCCCCAACCGTCAGCTCGCCGCGCTCATCGCGGAGGCCGGCTTCTCCAACGCGGGGCTCGCTCGTCGTGTCGATCAGTTAGGGCTGGAGCACGGCCTTGACCTGCGATACGACAAGACATCCGTCACCCGGTGGCTGCGCGGGCAGCAGCCGCGCGGCACGACCCCGGCGCTGATCGCCGAGGTCTTCACGCGACGGCTCGGGCGACGGCTGTCCGCGCAGGATCTCGGGCTCGACGCGTGTGCGCCGGTGTACGCCGGTCTCGAATTCGCCGCGTCACCCGAAGAGGCCATTGACATCGTCAGCGGGCTCTGGCGCAAGGACTCCGGGAGCCATACCGAGCTCCGGAAGATCGCGTTCACCCCCGCCGGGCTGGTGGTGCCCAGCCGCGACTGGCTGATCGGCCGGGCGGACGAGCGCGTGGCCCGCGGCGGCCCGCCGCCCGCGGCGGACACCGCCCGGGTGCCCCTCCAGGCGCGGGGCGCGCCGCCCCGCCAGCGGAGCGCCGAGCGTGGGCCGGGCGGCCGGGTCTCGATGGGCGACATCGCGGCCCTGCGGTCGGTGGGCGAGCTGTTCCGCACCCTCGACCACGCCTACGGTGGCGGCCACGCCCGCCAGGCCCTGGTGCGCTATCTGGAGCACGAGGCCGAGCCGATGCTCCGCGGCACCTACGGGGAGGCCATCGGCCGGCGGCTGTTCGCGGCGGCCGCGGACCTCACCCGGCTCGCGGGCTGGACGTCGTACGACATCGCCGCCCACGGGCTGGCGCAGCGGTACTTCGTCCAGGCCCTGCGGCTGGCCCAGGCCGCGGGCGACCGGGCCTACGGCAGCTATGTGCTGGTCACCATGAGCCGGCAGGCCGTGTACCTGGGACACGGGCGCGAGGCGGTGCAGCTCGCGCGGGTGGCGCAGCAGGGCGTGGGCTCCGGCGCACCGCCCGTCGTCCAGTCGCTGCTGCACGCCGTGGAGGCGCGCGGACACGGCGTGCTCGGCGAGGTGCGGGCGTGCTCGGCGTCGCTCGCGCGGGCCGAGCGGGCCCTGGAGACGTCCCGGCCGGGTGACGACGTGCCGTACTGGGCGCGCTTCTTCGACGAGGCTCAGCTCGCGGACGAATTCGCCCACTGCCACCGCGATCTCCAGCAGTACCGCGCGGCGGCGCAGCACGCGGAGCGCTCGCTCCAGCTGCGCAGCGCCTCCTACGCCCGCAGCAGGCTCTTCTGCAAGGTGGTGCTGGCCTCGGCCCGGCTGGGCCTCGGCGAGCTGGAGCAGGCATGCGCGCTCGGTGTGGAGGCGGCGCAGCAGGGCGCCGAGATGCGCTCGGTCCGGGCGCTGGAGTACATCCGCGACTTCGAGCGGCGCCTGGAGCCGTATCGCGATGCCGCTCCGGCGCGGGCGTACCGGGAGAAGGTGGCGGCTCTGTAA
- the lipB gene encoding lipoyl(octanoyl) transferase LipB yields MSELRFVHLGFGADAVEYQEAWQEQRRVHAARFADELPDTCLLLEHPAVYTAGRRTEDSERPLDGTPVIDVDRGGKITWHGPGQLVGYPILKLPRPVDVIAHVRRLEEALIRACADFGLETTRIEGRSGVWVLGDPVADRPALGGLSLDFDPRLTDEEFDPRLNGPEYAPSNAGQRREDRKLAAIGIRIAKGVTMHGFSLNCDPDNTWFDRIVPCGIRDAGVTSLSNELGRQVPVAEVLPVVEKHLREILESAEPLPRAV; encoded by the coding sequence GTGAGTGAGCTGCGCTTTGTCCACCTGGGCTTCGGAGCGGACGCCGTCGAGTACCAGGAGGCCTGGCAGGAGCAGCGACGGGTGCACGCGGCCCGCTTCGCGGACGAGCTCCCGGACACCTGCCTGCTGCTGGAGCACCCGGCGGTCTACACCGCGGGACGGCGCACGGAGGACAGCGAGCGCCCCCTGGATGGCACTCCTGTGATCGATGTCGATCGTGGCGGAAAAATCACTTGGCACGGCCCGGGTCAGCTCGTCGGCTACCCGATCCTGAAGCTGCCGCGCCCGGTGGACGTCATCGCGCACGTGCGGCGCCTGGAGGAGGCGCTGATCCGCGCCTGCGCCGACTTCGGTCTGGAGACCACCCGGATCGAGGGCCGCAGCGGGGTGTGGGTGCTGGGCGACCCGGTGGCCGACCGCCCGGCTCTCGGCGGCCTCAGCCTGGACTTCGACCCGCGGCTGACGGACGAGGAGTTCGACCCCCGGCTGAACGGCCCGGAGTACGCCCCGTCCAACGCCGGCCAGCGCCGGGAGGACCGCAAGCTCGCCGCGATCGGCATCCGCATCGCCAAGGGCGTGACGATGCACGGCTTCTCGCTGAACTGTGACCCCGACAACACCTGGTTCGACCGGATCGTGCCCTGTGGCATCCGCGACGCGGGCGTGACCTCGCTCTCCAACGAGCTGGGCCGGCAGGTACCGGTCGCCGAGGTCCTGCCGGTGGTGGAGAAGCACCTCCGGGAGATCCTGGAGTCGGCGGAACCCCTGCCGCGGGCGGTGTGA
- the lipA gene encoding lipoyl synthase, producing MSAVAPDGRKMLRLEVRNSQTPIERKPEWIKTRAKMGPEYTKMQNLVKSEGLHTVCQEAGCPNIYECWEDREATFLIGGDQCTRRCDFCQIDTGKPQALDLDEPRRVGESVVTMDLNYATITGVARDDLEDGGAWLYAETVRQIHAMTAEREGGHTKVELLIPDFNAVPEQLAEVFSARPEVLAHNVETVPRIFKRIRPGFRYERSLEVITKAREAGLVTKSNLILGMGETREEVSEALRDLHEAGCELITITQYLRPSPRHHPVERWVKPQEFVELKDEADAIGYSGVMSGPLVRSSYRAGRLFQQAIERRETVASTQAV from the coding sequence GTGTCCGCTGTCGCACCCGACGGACGCAAGATGCTGCGCCTGGAGGTCCGGAACAGCCAGACCCCCATCGAGCGCAAGCCCGAGTGGATCAAGACCCGGGCGAAGATGGGCCCCGAGTACACCAAGATGCAGAACCTCGTGAAGAGCGAGGGCCTGCACACCGTGTGCCAGGAGGCCGGCTGTCCGAACATCTACGAATGCTGGGAGGACCGCGAGGCCACCTTCCTCATCGGCGGTGACCAGTGCACCCGGCGCTGTGACTTCTGCCAGATCGACACGGGCAAGCCGCAGGCGCTGGACCTCGACGAGCCGCGCCGCGTGGGCGAGTCCGTCGTCACCATGGACCTGAACTACGCCACCATCACCGGCGTCGCGCGCGACGACCTCGAGGACGGCGGCGCCTGGCTGTACGCGGAGACCGTGCGCCAGATTCACGCCATGACGGCGGAGCGCGAGGGCGGCCACACCAAGGTCGAGCTGCTGATCCCCGACTTCAACGCGGTGCCCGAGCAGCTGGCCGAGGTCTTCTCCGCCCGCCCCGAGGTGCTCGCGCACAACGTCGAGACGGTGCCGCGGATCTTCAAGCGCATCCGCCCCGGCTTCCGCTACGAGCGTTCGCTGGAGGTCATCACCAAGGCCCGCGAGGCCGGCCTGGTGACCAAGTCCAATCTGATCCTGGGCATGGGCGAGACCCGTGAGGAGGTCAGCGAGGCGCTGCGCGATCTGCACGAGGCGGGCTGCGAGCTGATCACCATCACCCAGTACCTGCGCCCCTCCCCCCGGCACCACCCCGTCGAGCGCTGGGTGAAGCCGCAGGAGTTCGTGGAGCTCAAGGACGAGGCCGACGCGATCGGCTACTCCGGTGTGATGTCCGGGCCGCTGGTCCGCTCCTCCTACCGCGCCGGCCGGCTCTTCCAGCAGGCCATCGAGCGGCGCGAGACGGTCGCGTCGACGCAGGCCGTCTGA
- a CDS encoding SCO2195 family GlnR-regulated protein: MQAATVRAASAPPSALPATLSVRPPSVTGALRALEGLLLRGGQRTARRNAWTAVLEDRRRAKDRREAQHVLEAVAAPGPQAT, translated from the coding sequence ATGCAGGCCGCGACCGTACGCGCCGCTTCCGCACCGCCTTCCGCCCTTCCCGCCACGCTCTCCGTACGACCTCCGTCCGTCACCGGCGCCCTGCGCGCCCTGGAGGGTCTGCTGCTGCGCGGGGGCCAGCGCACCGCCCGTAGGAACGCCTGGACCGCGGTGCTCGAGGACCGTCGTCGGGCCAAGGACCGACGCGAGGCTCAGCACGTACTGGAGGCCGTGGCCGCCCCGGGTCCGCAGGCCACGTAA
- a CDS encoding DUF4191 domain-containing protein, with product MARKETSENPGRLKQIALTYKMTKKVDSKVGLVVAAVGIVTFGVLLAIGFLIDHPVYLGILGFLLAFLAMAIVFGRRAERAAFGQMEGQPGAAAAVLENIGRGWSTTPAVAMNRSQDVVHRAVGKAGIVLVGEGNPNRVKTLLAAEKKRMARIVADTPVHDVVVGDGEGQVPLKKLRTTMLKLPRVLPGAQVTVVNDRLRALGDLMSNMPIPKGPMPKGMRMPKGR from the coding sequence ATGGCGAGGAAGGAAACATCCGAGAACCCCGGGCGACTGAAGCAGATCGCCCTGACCTACAAGATGACCAAGAAGGTCGACTCGAAGGTCGGTCTTGTCGTCGCGGCTGTGGGAATTGTCACCTTCGGTGTACTCCTCGCCATCGGCTTCTTGATCGACCACCCGGTCTACCTCGGCATCCTGGGCTTCCTGCTGGCCTTCCTCGCGATGGCGATCGTCTTCGGGCGACGGGCCGAGCGTGCTGCCTTCGGGCAGATGGAGGGCCAGCCGGGAGCGGCGGCGGCAGTGCTGGAGAACATCGGCCGTGGTTGGTCGACGACTCCGGCGGTGGCGATGAACCGCAGCCAGGACGTCGTCCACCGGGCTGTCGGCAAGGCGGGCATCGTGCTCGTCGGCGAAGGCAACCCGAACCGGGTCAAGACCCTGCTGGCGGCCGAGAAGAAGCGCATGGCGCGCATCGTCGCGGACACGCCGGTGCACGACGTGGTCGTGGGCGACGGCGAGGGCCAGGTGCCGCTCAAGAAGCTGCGCACCACGATGCTCAAGCTGCCGCGGGTGCTGCCGGGCGCGCAGGTGACGGTCGTCAACGACCGCCTCCGGGCGCTGGGCGACCTGATGAGCAACATGCCCATCCCGAAGGGTCCGATGCCGAAGGGCATGCGGATGCCGAAGGGCCGCTGA
- a CDS encoding RDD family protein gives MDNRQAIGSWLSGPRAAAEEMGVEFGYRGEGLGLPEKGPGSVAPLGRRFGAIFIDWALCMLIAYAFLADGEPQRAGNWAVLIFVLLSLLTVGTVGCTPGKRLLGLRVVGEDGGRLGLPRVLLRSVLLAIVIPAVIWDRDTRGLHDRLARAVQVRI, from the coding sequence GTGGACAACAGGCAAGCAATCGGCTCGTGGCTCTCGGGTCCCCGCGCCGCCGCGGAGGAAATGGGCGTCGAATTCGGCTACCGGGGCGAAGGCCTCGGGCTGCCGGAGAAGGGACCCGGGTCCGTCGCCCCGCTCGGGCGGCGTTTCGGGGCCATCTTCATCGACTGGGCACTGTGCATGCTCATCGCCTACGCGTTCCTCGCGGACGGCGAACCCCAGCGGGCGGGCAACTGGGCTGTGCTCATTTTCGTCCTGCTCAGCCTCCTCACCGTCGGGACGGTCGGCTGCACTCCCGGCAAGCGCCTGCTGGGCCTGCGGGTCGTCGGTGAGGACGGCGGGCGGCTCGGCCTGCCCCGGGTGCTGCTGCGCAGCGTTCTCCTTGCCATCGTAATCCCGGCGGTCATCTGGGACCGGGACACCCGCGGTCTGCACGACCGGCTCGCCCGTGCCGTCCAGGTGCGGATCTGA
- the glnA gene encoding type I glutamate--ammonia ligase, producing MFQNGDDAKKFIADEDVKFVDVRFCDLPGVMQHFTIPAKAFDPAEELAFDGSSIRGFQAIHESDMALRADLSTARLDPFRKDKTLNINFFIHDPITGEQYSRDPRNVAKKAEAYLASTGIADTAYFGPEAEFYVFDNVRFETSANQSFYHIDSEAGAWNTGAVENNRGYKVRYKGGYFPAPPVDHFADLRAEISLELDAAGLQVERQHHEVGTAGQAEINYKFNTLLAAADDLMLFKYIVKNVAWRNGKTATFMPKPIFGDNGSGMHVHQSLWTGGEPLFYDEQGYAGLSDTARYYIGGILKHAPSLLAFTNPTVNSYHRLVPGFEAPVNMVYSQRNRSAAMRIPITGSNPKAKRVEFRAPDPSSNPYLAFSALLLAGLDGVKNKIEPAEPIDKDLYELAPDEHASVPQVPTSLPAVLEALEADNEYLQAGGVFTSDLIETWIDYKRTNEIAPMQLRPHPHEFELYFDI from the coding sequence ATGTTCCAGAACGGCGACGACGCCAAGAAGTTCATCGCGGACGAGGACGTCAAGTTCGTCGACGTCCGCTTCTGCGACCTGCCCGGCGTGATGCAGCACTTCACGATCCCGGCGAAGGCGTTCGACCCGGCCGAGGAGCTGGCGTTCGACGGCTCCTCGATCCGCGGTTTCCAGGCCATCCACGAGTCCGACATGGCGCTTCGCGCGGACCTGTCGACCGCACGCCTCGACCCCTTCCGCAAGGACAAGACGCTCAACATCAACTTCTTCATCCACGACCCGATCACCGGCGAGCAGTACAGCCGTGACCCGCGGAACGTGGCGAAGAAGGCAGAGGCGTACCTCGCCTCCACGGGCATCGCCGACACCGCGTACTTCGGCCCCGAGGCCGAGTTCTACGTGTTCGACAACGTGCGCTTCGAGACCAGCGCGAACCAGTCCTTCTACCACATCGACTCCGAGGCCGGCGCCTGGAACACCGGTGCGGTGGAGAACAACCGCGGCTACAAGGTCCGCTACAAGGGCGGCTACTTCCCGGCCCCGCCGGTCGACCACTTCGCCGACCTGCGCGCCGAGATCTCCCTCGAGCTGGACGCGGCCGGCCTTCAGGTCGAGCGCCAGCACCACGAGGTCGGCACGGCCGGCCAGGCGGAGATCAACTACAAGTTCAACACGCTGCTCGCCGCGGCCGACGACCTGATGCTCTTCAAGTACATCGTGAAGAACGTCGCCTGGCGCAACGGCAAGACCGCGACCTTCATGCCGAAGCCGATCTTCGGCGACAACGGCTCGGGCATGCACGTCCACCAGTCGCTGTGGACCGGCGGCGAGCCGCTCTTCTACGACGAGCAGGGCTACGCGGGTCTCTCCGACACCGCCCGCTACTACATCGGCGGCATCCTCAAGCACGCCCCGTCGCTGCTGGCCTTCACCAACCCGACGGTGAACTCCTACCACCGCCTGGTCCCCGGCTTCGAGGCCCCGGTCAACATGGTCTACTCCCAGCGCAACCGCTCGGCCGCCATGCGCATCCCGATCACGGGCTCGAACCCGAAGGCCAAGCGCGTCGAGTTCCGCGCCCCGGACCCGTCCTCGAACCCGTACCTCGCCTTCTCGGCCCTCCTCCTCGCGGGCCTCGACGGCGTCAAGAACAAGATCGAGCCGGCCGAGCCGATCGACAAGGACCTCTACGAGCTCGCCCCCGACGAGCACGCGAGCGTCCCCCAGGTCCCGACCTCCCTCCCGGCGGTCCTCGAGGCCCTCGAGGCCGACAACGAGTACCTCCAGGCGGGCGGCGTCTTCACGTCCGACCTGATCGAGACCTGGATCGACTACAAGCGCACGAACGAAATCGCGCCGATGCAGCTGCGTCCGCACCCGCACGAGTTCGAGCTGTACTTCGACATCTAA
- a CDS encoding excalibur calcium-binding domain-containing protein, whose product MQQPYPHPYAVPPPRPRPKWQHPVLIISLLVFLPPVGVLWVWLSRWPRRKKIVATVLSLLWFALMLASDPPAEGKKTDAAPKRVTAVTKPSASPTRSPSPEPSPSPSLSPSPTPKSTPTESPKPKPLVRAVDRRWTSCEAAWKGGVPRDSGLTRDEHRGYRSALDADGDGHACGGDYPEVPEEPEEEPTVADDSGGSSGGSSGGSSGGGSAYYSSCAAARAAGAAPIHRGQPGYRAGLDRDGDGVACDR is encoded by the coding sequence GTGCAACAGCCCTACCCGCATCCGTACGCCGTGCCACCGCCCCGGCCCAGGCCGAAGTGGCAGCACCCGGTGCTGATCATCAGCCTCCTCGTCTTCCTGCCGCCCGTCGGGGTCTTATGGGTGTGGCTGAGCCGCTGGCCGAGACGCAAGAAGATCGTCGCGACGGTCCTGTCGCTCCTGTGGTTCGCGCTGATGCTCGCCTCCGATCCACCGGCCGAAGGCAAGAAGACGGACGCGGCCCCGAAGCGGGTGACGGCGGTGACGAAGCCGAGCGCGAGCCCGACGCGATCGCCTTCGCCGGAGCCGTCCCCTTCGCCTTCCCTTTCCCCTTCTCCGACCCCGAAGTCGACGCCTACCGAGAGCCCGAAGCCGAAGCCGCTGGTTCGAGCGGTGGACAGGCGCTGGACGTCATGCGAAGCGGCGTGGAAGGGCGGCGTGCCGCGCGACTCGGGCCTGACGCGTGACGAGCACCGGGGATACAGGTCGGCACTCGACGCGGACGGCGACGGCCATGCCTGCGGCGGCGACTACCCGGAGGTTCCGGAGGAACCGGAGGAGGAGCCCACGGTGGCCGACGACAGCGGGGGCTCCTCCGGGGGCTCGTCGGGTGGCTCGTCCGGTGGTGGCAGCGCCTACTACAGCAGCTGCGCGGCAGCCCGCGCCGCCGGCGCGGCCCCGATCCACCGAGGCCAGCCGGGCTACCGCGCGGGCCTGGACCGCGACGGCGACGGAGTCGCCTGCGACAGGTGA